A DNA window from Agrobacterium vaccinii contains the following coding sequences:
- a CDS encoding branched-chain amino acid ABC transporter permease translates to MTLALAIEQLLNGIQLGVMLFLMAAGLTLIFGVMGLINLAHGSLYMVGAFACATVAAWTGSFWLGLVASLICAAAAGSIVELTVIRRLYDRDHLDQVLATFALILIFSEGTRWIFGSFPLYLDIPPLLQGVVNLPGDASYPLYRLAIITVGALVALGLYLLIGKTRLGMRIRAGESDREMIGALGVDIRTLYTLVFALGSALAGLAGALVGALQSVQVGMGEPVLILAFVVIVIGGIGSIKGALYGALLVGVTDTLGRLLLPQLLSLFVDPSQAGMIGGAAASMLIYVVMAIILAVKPRGLFPPAHA, encoded by the coding sequence GTGACCCTTGCACTTGCTATCGAACAGTTGCTGAACGGCATCCAGCTCGGCGTCATGTTGTTTCTCATGGCTGCCGGGCTGACGCTGATCTTCGGCGTCATGGGCCTCATCAACCTTGCTCATGGCTCTCTCTACATGGTCGGCGCATTTGCTTGCGCCACCGTCGCCGCCTGGACGGGCTCCTTCTGGCTCGGCCTTGTCGCCAGTCTGATCTGCGCTGCCGCCGCCGGGTCGATTGTCGAATTGACCGTCATCAGGCGGCTCTATGACCGGGATCACCTCGATCAGGTTCTGGCGACCTTCGCGCTCATTCTCATTTTTTCGGAAGGCACCCGCTGGATTTTCGGCTCCTTCCCGCTCTACCTCGATATTCCGCCGCTTCTACAGGGCGTCGTCAACTTGCCGGGAGACGCCAGCTACCCGCTTTATCGGCTGGCCATCATCACCGTCGGTGCGCTTGTGGCGCTTGGTCTTTATCTGCTTATCGGCAAGACGCGGCTTGGCATGCGTATCCGTGCGGGTGAAAGCGACCGCGAGATGATCGGCGCGCTGGGTGTCGATATCCGCACCCTCTACACATTGGTCTTCGCGCTGGGATCGGCCCTTGCTGGGCTGGCCGGTGCGCTTGTCGGCGCCTTGCAATCGGTGCAGGTCGGCATGGGCGAACCGGTGCTCATCCTCGCCTTCGTCGTCATCGTCATCGGCGGCATCGGCTCGATCAAAGGGGCGCTTTATGGCGCGCTTTTGGTTGGCGTCACCGATACGCTGGGACGCCTTCTGCTGCCGCAACTGCTCAGCCTGTTTGTCGATCCGTCGCAGGCAGGCATGATCGGCGGCGCTGCGGCATCCATGCTGATCTATGTCGTCATGGCCATCATTCTGGCTGTCAAACCGCGCGGGCTTTTCCCGCCGGCCCATGCGTGA